The DNA sequence CATAATtaaggtaaaataataaaataaaattcataaataaaatttttattagaatgttataaaaaaaaatatatttccattTATTCAGTGGCTTCATGTTTCAAAAGggcaaaaaatattaatatatatatataaatatataaccgaCTTTTCAACTGGTCTCCCAAAAAGAAACACAATCACATTTGCAGAATGTCACCTGATTGAACGTAGAGCTCCCTCGTCCAACTTGGATTGAGGTTGAAAGATTGAAAGAATGATGATTatttaaacccaaaaaataataataataataataatattagcactgcagataaaaaaatatatatttattgaaactGCTTCGTCCTTGATTTTCAAAACCTATTGCCAGAAAatgtttttatcatttcaaAACTTCGTTGAAACAGATAACAGCTAAATCTCATCTTTCATTGCTCCACCAAAGCATTGGGAGCAGCCTGTGGTATTTACATCAGAATCTgaaaatttgaaacaaaaaaactatGACGTAGTAATTACGTGTCATTCTGTAGTAGCAGAAGCAGCAGTGGGTAATACCTGCTCTGCACTTTCTTCCAATGGAATTTGGtccatttccaatttattgTCAAGTGGACCTTGTGGGGGTCCAAAGAGAGTAGAAAATATCCGTCTGTGACACTCATCACAAAAATAGAAATACGAGAAGTGGCCTTCATTTGGGAGCTTGTGCAAATTGACTCCTGTTATAACTCTGGCTATATGGTCAGCCATTGATGATGGAACAACTTTATCATCCATACCCTGTTCAgattaatataaacaaaatgcaTAATCAATAAAAACTTCAGGCATAGTATGGCCTCTTCTAATGCATTATGAACGAAATCAATGTCATGATATACACTTGActtgtaaagaaaattatagAGTTGAGAATGCACTGAGAACCTTAACAAAAGGAGATGATGGGaaattttttagaatatttttctgCAAATCACCACAACCACATCTTCGAAGCTTGTCCACTAACTAGATTCATCACCACAACCATCCAGTCCCAAAAGACATAGAGAAAAAAATGACTTTCTCTCAAATTACATTCAGATAGGTGGGGAAAGGTTCGGAAATGTTACTTGATCACCTCTTCGCTAAAGGAACCAGATTCCGTGTTTCCTGGTCCATCTTAGCAGACAAATCgatggaaaaagagaaaaagaacaaagagagttGACTCTCTAAAATACTTCCATCGAAATTTTCAAAAGTTTCAACATATATGCATCGTGAGGATGGAAAAAACAAATCTAGTTTTCAGATCTTCAATATTCCACTTTCAAACCAAACAAGATAAATATGATCTAAAAACAGGATTAAAACTGACCTTCAAACCAAATTTTACATTTAAGTATATGTTACTGTATTCATAGTTAGAACCAAAAAACAAAGTACGGCAACAAACCAGGAAGATATAGACAAACCTGCCATACGTGTATGGGGCCTAGAAATCCCGTCAGTTCGCATTCTGCCTTACTGTAAATGGACATAAGCCAAGGAACAATACCTCTTCTCTGACACTTTCTCTGAACCTGAAGATCTGACAAACTAAAACCCCAGTTTGATACTAGTAGTGTTGCTTCCTCTTTGAATGGTTTTGGATTTCCCTGCCGGATTGACTCCTCCACATCCCTAGTCAAGAATTCTTCAAATACTGGCTCTTCAATCAGAATTTCATCCTGCAAATGTAAAGGGAGATGCAATgtaattcatcattttttttttagatagcTAGCTCATGATCCTGCCATCCATAATAACAGAATAAAGTAAAAGTTGTAGAACTGCTGGCATCTTAAGGTTCATTCAAGTAAATACATAGCTTGTCAAAAGGATTTCTTTGAAttcatttttccaataaatctcAATATCTTATGCCATGAGCAAGTAATCGAACTTCCACAAAACAGATGGGGGACATTATACAatcataattacatttattttcaaagaaatCAGACACAAAGCATGTATATATGCAGATACACAGGTTTTGAAGTGAACTAATTGCTATCATTTCTTGGCAGAATAGGAACTCTTAAAAAAGTCAACATCTGCTGAATGTCCAATGGTGAACCACAACAAAGGCACCCATCAATCTAGtgaaacattttataatattattgtgtTAATCTTGACACTCATCCACACACTCTAATTCACAGCAAATATATGACAGTTGACAAAAATGTGATATTATGTAAAACTTTTCATACAATAAACTCACCTTCTTTCCCATTGAAAGAGATAACCACCTATCAATCCGGTCATGCTTTCCAGATAGAAAGCTTCGGCAATAGAAATAGGAGAGAAATCTTGGAAATCTACGAGATAAGAAATACATTAGTTTTCGTCTTGGTAACCAATTT is a window from the Ziziphus jujuba cultivar Dongzao chromosome 11, ASM3175591v1 genome containing:
- the LOC107403576 gene encoding uncharacterized protein LOC107403576 isoform X3 is translated as MPNWVYAWDMLIFSMLVLLPTQWTISVNTNQESVVRTVKKVQIHPPTATRVLLPDGRQMAYHEQGVPADSARFFLIAPHSFLSSRLAGIPGIKMSLLEEFGVRLVTYDLPGFGESDPHPTRNLNSSAFDMLHLTNAIGVSDKFWVLGHSSGSMHALAALRYIPDRVTGAALFAPMINPYEPGMTNEEMKRTWENWLPRRKLMYFLSRRFPRFLSYFYCRSFLSGKHDRIDRWLSLSMGKKDEILIEEPVFEEFLTRDVEESIRQGNPKPFKEEATLLVSNWGFSLSDLQVQRKCQRRGIVPWLMSIYSKAECELTGFLGPIHVWQGMDDKVVPSSMADHIARVITGVNLHKLPNEGHFSYFYFCDECHRRIFSTLFGPPQGPLDNKLEMDQIPLEESAEQFFCFKFSDSDVNTTGCSQCFGGAMKDEI